The DNA window ctttattatacatttgcaGGCCATGTCCTTTAATGTGCACACTGCAGGAACATCTGGGAATAAAGGAAACACTGGATAATGAATATGCATAAAATTATTTAGGAAAATGACAGGACAGGACTCCTTGCTAAAATGATGCGTTCAGGACATCATGCCAGTAAGAAAAAATACACAATCTAAGCTTAGACTTGAGTTCCGTGTTTGCAATAAAATCTAAGCCAAAGTTAACAGTCAAGGAAGGTAATGGAACATTCCATTAACACTTGTGTAAAcccacatattttttttaaaagtctaaCATTTTAGTTACAGCTTCTAACGTgctattcacttttttttttaatagttccaGCTTGGGTTACATTTTGTTTCGGGTCTACAGTGAGTACATTTCTAAAATGCTAACAATCCAcatacacttaaaaaaaaacatgcatatttGAAGTTATGCAACCAAAGGAGCAGCGAACGCGCTCACAAGCTCATTAACTGTCATAACGTTTGCTTTAGCGGGACAACGTTCTGTCAAAGGCAAAGAAATGGAAATAAAAAGTTGCTTAAAATTCCATTCTCAGAGTGGCTCTTTTGCTTTTTTATCAACAGTTCCTAAACTTGAAATCGCTTTGCATGAAAACTGTGGTGAAAAAATACTTTACGCTTCACATGTTGTTTACACAAGCTTCAGCGTTGCCACAGCAACTATCAGCCTGTAATACAGTACTGTGTCCTCATTGTTGCTAGGTAACCAGATATCGGGGGGGCAATAGCCAACCGCGCACCGCGACACCTTCCCCCTCCTGACGGTGGGTAGACGCACTCTCACACGCACGCTTACACAAACAAGACATCTAAAATGACAAAAAACGACACAAAATGAAAAGCCTGTTGTTCCCCATTTTTCATACGAAGCGACCGTCATGGATGTGATGAATACTCATAAGAATGAATAACGTGCTGACACATCGTTATGGCAATGCTAGTCTTGTGCGAGTCATGCTTCATGTGGACCTGAAACGGTCACGTTAAAACCACACAATGGAGTGTCTGTCACCAAAGGAAACTCtaaattaaatcgattaaaaaaacgaGTCATGTGATGCGTTCATTCTCACTCAAAAACGTCCAGTGTTGTCGTGTGTGTGCATAGAGTGTTGTTAGACGCACCCTACAAACCCTCCAAATACCCTGACAGGTTCATtattcctcttcttcctcttcttcctcgtCGTCGTCCTCGTCATGGCAGTGGGTGATCTCCTGTGGCGTCTGAGGGAACAGGTTGGGAGGTTTGATCTCGCTGAAGGAGCGGGTCAGCTGGTTGCGTTTGCACTCCAAGTCCTTGCAGTCGCTGCAGTGGTTGCGGTTGCGCGTGGCCAACGGCGACTCGGCGTCGATGTCCACGTGCGTGTGCTCCACTGTGGACTCGTGGGGCATCTGAGGAGACAACGGTAAACATTTGCTTATGCAAAGGAGTATGATGGCCAAGATGAAATTAAATCCAAGCACTAATACTGTACTACAGCAATAAAGGCTGACAAATAGAAATTAAGGCTGTATTTAACACGAACGAAGATtaaatattacaaaacccaaaaccagtgaagttggcatgttgtgtaaatggtaactaaaaacagaatacattgatttgcaaatccttttcaacttatattcaattgaatagactgcaaagacaagatatgtaatgcaacttaagctgtacatcaagcaagaatgggaaagaattccacctgaaaagctccaaaaattggtctcctcagttcccaaacgtttactgagtgttgttaaaaggaaaggccatgtaacacagtggtaaaaatgcccctgtgccaacttttttgcattaaattctaagttattgattatttgcagaaaaaaatgtaatttctcagttcgaacattaagtatcttgtctttgcagtctattcaattgaatataagttgaatttacgaattacacaacgtgccaacttcactggttttgatttTCTGACAGTAAAGTCATAATCAGGTCAAATGTAATATATTACAAGAAAAGGTAATAAGTTTatgatagggatgtccgataatggctttttgccgatatccgatattccgatattgtccaactctttaattaccgataccgatatcaaccgatactgatatatacagtcgtggaattaacacattattatgcctaatttggacaaccaggtatggtgaagataaggtcctttttaaaaataataataaaataaaataagatacataatatagaaacattttcttgaataaaaaagaaagtaaaataatataaaaacagttacatagaaactagtaattaatgaaaatgagtaaaataaactgttaaaggttagtactattgtcattcaagacagctttaaagatacaccttttgcagctgcccacatgacgtgaatgttaatactggttttaactagctttttatcttatgttgtatttttccattgtataatgtctggtaatgcatgtattctttgtatttaaattttgtatgctcctatatggaccccaggaagactagcagtcgccttggcgtcagctaatggggatccattcaataaacaataaacaataaacaattagtggaccagcagcacgcacaatcatgtgtgcttacggactgtatcccttgcagactatattgatatatattgatatataatgtaggaaccaaaatattaataacagaaagaaacaacccttttgtgtgaatgggggagggagtttttttgggttggtgcactaattgtaagtgtatcttgtgttttttatgttgatttaattttttaaaaaacccaaaaaaaaaaaaaacgataccgataatttccgatattacattttaaagcatctcttGTTCATGACAAAGTAACAATTGTATAATGATAAAGTCAAGCCTTTTTACAAGAAGCATTTCTTAATATATTTATGAATAAGTCATGATTTTAAGAAAACAAGCTAACATTTTAATTATAATAGTAATGGATTCAatttctatagcgcttttctcgacactcaaagtgctttataGTAAAAATTAAGAACTTTTACGCTAATAAGTCGGGATAAATCGAGTTTACAGTTGCCATTTTATAGTTATGGTTTTGGTTTACGGCAGTGATTCTCAAGCTGTGGTACACATACCAAAATAATCTCTTCTTTAAGTgatcagtgttttattttcctatattcaaacacagtgctactgttcaaactgtgtgtaatgttacaatgttaaatatacttgttaaataaagcctctactttgtttttaatgaatacttgcgcctactatgctactgtattataATGTTGGTCATTCTGGTGGAAATtggagttttttctgaggtggtacttggtgtaaaaatgtttgagaaccactggttatggtttatttcgaacatgcctgCAATTTAAATAGAGTGcatcacttttctttttttttttaaacgtaaaaaaaagtcataattttacttctcTTCCTTTTGTTTGGAGTATGTTTTTAGAAGCTCAAATACTGttgatgaatgaaaatcaattaaAATATTGGAATAAGTGACTCTTACATACTAACCTGCAGTTTAGAGACAAGAATGAAATAGAAAATGAAAGACTGTCTTGTAACGGATGTCAGCTAGTGTGGCTGTGTAATAGGATTCGACTAAGACACTTCCCGATGCCTTACCAAGGTATCTACACCTTTTTCCAGATCAAATTTAAAGACttttaaaacctttttaaaacctcttaataaaaaaaaatttagacgACAATGACAAAACTGCTTAACTGTTTATTTTTTAACGTACTGTGAACGCACACATTTAGGGAAGAACAGGGCGCATGAGTCAATTGTTAGATATGCGAACAGCTAAGATAAACCAAGTCTGCACCGAGTCGACTGGGCGGGTGTGATTACCAGGAACGAGGCTACAGAAAGCAAAAAACTACCTACCACACAGACAAAAAAGCAGGCTCACATAAGCAACTACAGGTTAAAAAACAAGCCCAAAAAACACTTGCTTATAATTAGCACATTTGGCAACACTTTCTCACTTTCCTATTTACTGTTGTTTTAGTGCAGGAACTGTTCCGTTGAACGTTTTTGCATCAGGCACCTGGCTGGGCAGTTAATGGGTCCTCGGGGCGCCAAGTGGTCCTTGGGAAACCATATTGAGcagttacagtggaacctcgattaacGAATGCCTCTGTTTGTGACCTTTTCGGTTGATgaacccagtgtttcccataaactgccaagatacctgtggcggtgggggcgtggctacgggtgtggtcacatgacatcatcgagtaatttgcataatttactacaatgatatgattttctctaaaaaggttaaaaaaatgtatacttacaaattaataacagttttgttttaaacgtccatccatccatccatccatccattttacaatataattacaacactttatgtacatatttatatacagatttgaacaataagttattcactgaaatatatttattaattgtggttcttacaaaaaatatatcttataaaatataaaagcgaaaatgtctcttaaagctctgcccctttaattagtgcatactaaataatttaactttagcctactactacaaccatattatttaccagcaacataaagtgaaacagaggcagaggtgtcctgccacagtcagtaacaaataaacagaaaacagtagtggtggtagatagacacagagcttcatcaaacatctgatccactgaacaaagtgctccaaaaatcttgaactttagactgccatcagttttactccctacacttaaccatgtgtttcctactgcctgcagactttgcaccctttgttatatacacatgttgtgtttctaatataaatacatttaataaagtcaaatacaaataaggcaacaagagaagtatcctacacttctcttttgtaaagtaaatctgaacagccgatatgggcatctacatcaactatatgatttgcctgagaagctggagaggacaaaaaaaataaaaaataaaataaaaaaaattagtatttaaaaattttttttttttagattttttaatttttttatttgtggcggacgtaattctttcgtggcgggctgccacaaattaatgaatgtgtgggaaaccctgtgaaCCTTTGCATCGCGCCAAATATGTCTCTGTGTGCGAACCCTGTCTTTTACAAAcgctttattcattcattatgcaTGCTGCTTGAAGCCATTGAGactttctttgtgtgtgtgtgtgttgacataaAAGATAAAAACCATCTCAAAGTGGTCTTTTCCTGTACTCACGAGCACATGTGCAGCCCTGAAGAGGTAGCTGAAGGGGTAGTACAGCAGGTTGATGAAGGAGGCTGCATAAAGGTCGGCGTAGCGCATCACTTGGGAGGCAAACAGGGTCTGCCTGGAGCCGCTGCGGAACAGACTGCCCATCATGCCGTAGCACATATCCATGTCGTGGGTGACTTTCTGAAAGAGGTGGGAAAGGAAGCGGTTTGCAGTAGCCGAACACAGCAGAACAGTTTCAACAGGACTTATCAGTGTCatccctccccggattgttaataatcaaatgtttttcttatgctttctgatatctctctctctatgtccactacttgctgtacatatcctaccaagtcagatctacactgtttcaatggccatttctctgatgatgcaattgttgatgctgattgttgatgacagaagggttgataccaaccaaacctaaccccccgccccccctccatatcccacaccccggattgtaaataatgtaaataattaaatgtatatactctgatgattatcttgtgtgatgactgtattatgtatatgtatatatatgtatatatttgatagtatatacagcaggggtcaccaacctttttgaaaccaagagctacttcttgggcactgattaatgcgaagggctaccagtttgatacacacttagataaattgccagaaatagccaatttgctcaatttacctttaactctatgttattattaataattaatgatatttacacttaattgaacggtttaaaagaggagaaaacacaaaaaaaatgacaattaaattttgaaacatagtttatctttaatttcgactttttaaaattcaaaattcaaccgaaaaaaagaagagaacaaCTAGCTaaatcgaatctttttgaaaaaattaaaaaaagaatttatggaacatcattagtaatttttcctgattaagattcattttagaattttgatgacatgttttaaataggttaaaatccaatctgcactttgttagaatatataacaaattggaccaagctatatttctaacaaagacaaatcattatttcttctagattttccagaacaaacattttaaaagaaattcaaaagactttgaaataagatttaaatttgattctacagattttctagatttgccagaataatttttttgaattttaataataataagtttgaagaaatatttcacaaatattctttatcgaaaaaacagaagctaaaatgaagaattaaattaaaatgtatttattattctttacaatagaaaaaattaatttacttgaacattgatttaaattgtcaggaaagaagaggaaggaatttaaaaggtaaaaaggtatatgtgtttaaaaatcctaaaatcatttttaaggttgtattttttcaataaaattgtctttctgaaagttataagaagcaaagtaaaaaaagtaatcaatttatttaaacaagtgaagaccaagtctttaaaatatttccttggattttcaaattctacttgagttttgtctctcttagaattaaaaatgtcgggcaaagcgagaccagcttgctagtaaataaatacaatttaaaaaatagaggcagctcactggtaagtgctgctatttgagctatttttagaacaggccagcgggcgactcatctggtccttacgggcgacctggtgcccgcgggcaccgcgttggtgacccctgatatacagtatctgtatcatgaatcaatttaagtggaccccgacttaaacaagttgaaaaacttattcgggtgttaccatttagtggtcaattgtacggaatatgcacttcactgtgcaatctacaaataaaagtttcaatcaatcaatcaatcaatggacacAAAATGGTGGCTATGTTAGCATAACtgcgttttttttttgattgattgaagcttttattagtagactgcacagtacagtacatattccgtacaattgaccactaaatggtaacacccgaataagtttttcaacttgtttaagtcggggtccacgtaaatcaattcatggttaatCATTAATCCTAAAACTCCACTCACTGAGAATTATCTGAACTGGAGGAGCTCTATCGGAACTAAGATAAACCACGCCTGACAAACACCTTTGCAAGCGGAAACGGAGGCTATTAAAGCTGTACCTTGACTCTTCTCTGAATAGTGCTGATGTCTGGCCTTTCATTACTGCTGCTGTCCAGATGTCTGCGGGACAATGAGCGATGATTAGAGATGATGGGGGGAGGGGAAGCTGAAGGTGGTGCAAGAGCAAACTGTGCCGGGTTATATATAACATTAGGTTATCTGGCTGCTCCTTTAGACTTTACACTCATGATGACCCAGAGGAGCTTACACACTGTTTTGCAGAGAGCGGCAGAATCAGTACAAGAGGGTTAAAGTACTTACTTGTAGAGTTCTGCTAAGAAAATGTCAAGGCCTTGCAGCTCCTCAAATAAAGCTGTAAAAGAATAAGAATCTCAGTGTCACGTGTACTGCGTGACCAAGTATGTGACTTTGAACTCATGATCTGTATCTTTTTTTGTGGCTATTAATGCAACCACATGAGCAGAAATGTTCATGTTGTAGATTTGTTTTGGGCCTCACAGCTCTTGTCGGTCCACACGTGCAGCTCCTGGGCGAGCTCAGGGATGACCAAGAAGGTCCTCCAGCCTTGGCGCTTCTTGGACTTGAGTATGTCTCCAAAGATATGGTCTCCAATGTACACAATGTCTTTGCCTTTGGCTCCCAACAGGTCACACACGATGTCCGAAGAACCTGTGGTAAACCAGCGTCACAACATCACAACCTTCTGAGTGAGCACAAACATCTGAACATCAGATCATGCGTCTCACCTCCGGAGTAGACGATACCGTGCTGCAGAGGTCCGGTATAGGTGCCTATCTTTAGTCGCCCTGTGGTCTGATATGGCAAAAATATGAAGTTAGAGTTTGAGATAAAGTAAAGATTGCTATTATGTATACACACAGTATAGTCTTGATCTACTCAGATCCAAGTACCAGCCGctaaatagacttagacttcgaaaaaactttaatgatccacaagggaaattgttccacacagtagctccgttacaaatgatggaaaggatcgttcacacaagggcacaaaaacagtgtgaaaacaaaaggtataaagtagacaaaaaatttacaatggtagcaatataaaatataacatatgtgttatatttatacagtataatat is part of the Entelurus aequoreus isolate RoL-2023_Sb linkage group LG22, RoL_Eaeq_v1.1, whole genome shotgun sequence genome and encodes:
- the nt5c2b gene encoding cytosolic purine 5'-nucleotidase isoform X2; translated protein: MSYKSMFQDVRDAVDWVHFKGTLKEKTVENLEKYVVKDGKLTLLLSRMNEVAKVFLATNSDYKYTDKIMTYLFDFPYGPKPGTSHRPWQSYFDLILVDARKPLFFGEGTVLRQVDTTTGRLKIGTYTGPLQHGIVYSGGSSDIVCDLLGAKGKDIVYIGDHIFGDILKSKKRQGWRTFLVIPELAQELHVWTDKSSLFEELQGLDIFLAELYKHLDSSSNERPDISTIQRRVKKVTHDMDMCYGMMGSLFRSGSRQTLFASQVMRYADLYAASFINLLYYPFSYLFRAAHVLMPHESTVEHTHVDIDAESPLATRNRNHCSDCKDLECKRNQLTRSFSEIKPPNLFPQTPQEITHCHDEDDDEEEEEEEE